The region AAAAACATGTGCTGAGAACAGCAGTTCTCAGCCTACCCACAGCAGCGCTAGCCCTTGGGGATGCACCGCGTTGCAGGTAGGCAGGACCCCGGCTCAAGAGTCCCCAGGGATGCTGGCCTCAGTGGTCCCAGGGATGCCATCTCAGGGGTCCATGGGGATGCTTGCACAGCCGGGATGCTAGTGGATCTCTCAAGGGATGCCAGCGACCCTGGGCTGCCAGCTCAAGTGTCCCCATGTGTGGCGGACAGGCCCCCTGTATGTCTGCCTGTGCCTCACGTGCCCCGGCAGAGTGCGGCAGTGAGCAGGCCCTCTGCTTCCAGGGACTGGTACATGAATGGGAATTATCTGGTGATCCTGGTTTCCCTCACCATTATCCTGCCCCTGGCCCTCATGAAGCAGCTGGGTAAGTCGGTGATGCTCCCTGCAACCAGCATCTGGCACCCCGGTGCTCCAATGGGGTGACAGTGCCAGCCTGGGGTGATGAGTCCTACCCATACCCgtgctcttctccctcctcagGCTACCTCGGCTACGCCAGCGGCTTCTCGCTCAGCTGCATGGTGTTCTTCCTCATCTCGGTGAGCACCTGCTGGCACATGCTGGTGGTTCcagatgctgagcaccctcgtGCTGGGGTGCATGGCTCTGCTGCCACATGGCCAGGCTGCATGCCATGGTGACAGTGGGGACATTGGGTGCTCCGGGCTGTGGAGGTGCTGTCATGCTGCTGGGTTATTTTTGGCTGAAGGAGCCAAACGCTGTGGAAAGGGGACAGAAGAGGGTGCCCGGGGGGAAATGGTTCATGTGGGccctccatgtgctgctgccctgctgtgcCCCACTGTGCCTGATGTCCACCCTCACAGGTGCAGGCTGGGGGCCAGCATTGCCATGGGGCACTGCTGGCAAAGGGTGCCCCATAGAGGGGTTACTGTAGGGGCACCCTCCCGCTGGATGCGGTGCCAGAGGGCCGTGGCGCTGGGTGCTGACCATCCCCGTGTCCTCCCAAACCCAGGTTATCTACAAGAAGTTCCAGATCCCCTGCCCACTCCCTGAACAGGAAGGGAACCTCACAGGCAGCCTCAACTCCACCTCCGTCAGCACCAGCGACTACCAGAACAGCTACACCGTCCTCCAGGCCCCCGAGCAGGGCACCTGCACCCCCAGCTTCTTCACCCTGAACTCCCAGGTAGGGACCTGGGATGCACCCCAGGGGCTCTATGTGAGCCCCCACCCTGTGCACCCCATGAAGGCTGgtggtttggtggtggtggcacCCACCAGCTTGGCCTCAATGCCCAGCAGCGCTCCTCTCATGCAGACAGCATACACCATCCCCATCATGGCCTTTGCCTTCGTCTGCCACCCTGAGGTCCTGCCCATCTACACTGAGCTGAAGAAGTGAGTCCTGGGTGGGGGCACCTACACAGGGGGATGAGCCCATCAAAGGCAGTGCCATCCAGTGTGGGACCTGTGCAGGGGCATCATCGGGAGGTGGGTGATATGACCCTGCTTGGGTGGTGGGTGACAGGACCTGGGATGTCCCAGGAGATGTGTGATGCAACTGGGGCTGAATGGCTGGTTGGCGGTGGGTCATGTCACCCCTGGGAGGTGGGTGATACGGCTCAGGACGGGTGGTGGATGGGTGGGTGATCTGACGAACCACACAGGAAGGGGGAACACAGCTCCTCTAAACAGCCCCCATGCACCCCAAGCTGGTGTTCCAGCATCACTCCTCCCTGCTGGGTGGTTGCTCAGTGCTGGTGGGTGCTGTGCATTGGGACGGACTGCAGGGGCTGTGCTGAGCTCGCTGTTTCCTGCAGTCCCTCCAAGAAGAAGATGCAGTGCATCTCCAACATCTCCATCACGGTCATGTACCTCATGTACTTCTTGGCTGCGCTCTTTGGCTACCTCACATTCTATGGTGAGGacttggggatggggaggggggtcCTGCCCGCATGCCGGTACCTGGTGCTGGCGCTGCCAGTGCTCATCCGCTGCTGCCCGCAGACCGGGTGGAGTCGGAGCTGCTGCACACCTACAACAAGGTGGACCCTTTCGATGTGCTTGTCCTGTGTGTGCGGGTCGCCGTGCTGACAGCTGTCACCCTGACCGTCCCCATCGTCCTCTTCCCTGTGAGTGGACctgtgggcactgcaaccctgcCTGCCACAGGGCTTCGACACCAGGCTTtgagaggggaaactgaggcagcgATGGGGCTGCGACCTGGAGACAGGGATtggtggggctgcagggattgGGAATGGGACCTGCTGGGTGTCAGGGATAGGGCTGGGAAGAGGTGACGGGGAGCAGTGGGGCATCAAGGTCAGAGCTGGGACAGGTGAAAGGGTGATGGGGACTGGCAGGATTGTGGagacagggctggagcaggggaaagaGTGACAGGGACTGGCAGGATTGTAGGGACAGGGGATGGGATGGGCCCTGGCTCCAAGGATGGAATGTGACCCTCTGTCCCTGTCTCCAGGTGCGCCGGGCCATCCAGCAGATGCTGTTCCAAGGGAAGGACTTCAGCTGGATCCGCCATGTCACCATTGCTGTGGTTCTGCTGACCTTCATCAACCTCTTGGTCATCTTTGCTCCCTCCATCCTTGGCATCTTCGGCATGATCGGTGTGTGGCCCCCTTTGGCACTGGGTGTTATGGGTACCACAACAGCCCCTGCCTGGTGCTCAGCTTTGCCTGACCTCCCTGTGCCTCGGTTTCCCCTTTTCAACATGCCAGGACAAAGGGGCATGTGGGATgtcccccagccccatccctgtcccagcagGCAGGTTTCTgtggtgcagtgctggctgCTTGCTACGCTGCTGGCGAGCGCTTGCTCTTCCCCTGGGTGTTCCCCTTGAACCCCCAATCCAGGCTCCCCCTGCTTAGCACCCAGCGCAGTGCCAAGGCCCTTGCTATGTGGGGACAGTGCCAGGACACAGTGTCCCTGGGTTCCTGGAAAGCTTTGCCAGGGCTGGGGTTGGCAGGGGGGAGAGGACCTGCCTGGCATCCGGGctggcagggctgagctgctctgtCTCTGTCTGCTCCAGGTGCCACCTCCGCTCCCTGCCTCATCTTCATCTTTCCTGCCATCTTCTACATCCGCATCATGCCCAAGGACAAGGAACCACTGCGCTCCACCCCCAAAATCTTGGTAAGCATAGGGGGATAGGACAGGAATGGGGAGAGGGATGGGGTCCTGTGCTGGGGACCCTGTCACCCTGACTGTCCCTGACTGCTTCCCTGTCCCCACAGGCTGCCTGCTTTGCCCTCCTCGGAGTGCTCTTCATGATCATGAGCTTGAGCTTCATCATCATTGACTGGGCTACGGGAGGGGGGAAGAGTGGTGGCAGCCACTAGCCAGCACTGGGTGCCCACACCAACCCCTCCCACCCCACTGGTGCCCCAGGACAGCCAGCCCTGAGCTCAGCCCCGTGCCATGGCCCTATGGGCTGCCCCAGGGACCGTCTCTCATTGCTGCCCATCACCTATGGTGGTGGTGAATGGGCATGAGCCATGGCAGGCACGGGGATCCCCCTGACCTATGCTAAAGATGGGGCGGCGAGCCTGGGGCAGGTGCTGTGCCCCTCTCCCCGTTCCAGCAGGTCCCCTCCTTGCTCCAcacctcagtttccccatctgtaaaatgggaataaCACTGCCCTACCTCACCAGGAGCTGGCTGTCTGGTGGAGCTCGGGTCTGCGCACCTAGAGCCACCAGCAGCGGGTACTGCCAGGGGTGTGGGGACAGGGGGCACTTACCTGGCCCTCCAGACAGTATCCAGAGCCCTGCTGAACAGTGTCCGTGGGGAGCTGGAGCCTGTGCCCAAGATACACATCCTCTCCCGGTCCCCAGAGAGATGCCACCCCGCTCCCCCTGCATCATGGGGGCACCCTGGTCCCTGTGGGCAGTGTGGCCCTGCCGCTGTGGCTGACAGTACCAGCCTGCTCCTCTTGAGCCTGCTGGGTAGACGGTTGGCTCCCGATACCCATGGATGGGACCCCAGTGACCCCAGGCCATGCATGGGGACCAGCAGCATCGCTCTGGGGAGGTTGCATGCTGGCAGGGGCCTGGCCCCACTGAGGGGCGCAGgttgggggatgctgtgggcagATGTCATTGGGGGCCAGCTTGGGGGCTCCCGAGCCACCTCCCTGTCTGCGTGCCCAGATGCCAGGGTGATGGGCACACCCCGCAACCCAAGCTGGCCCTGCTAGTCTTGCACCTAGGCCCAGCACATGGGCGCTCACAGCCCTCTCCTGTCCGCCCATCCATCCACCTGTACATGCCACTGGGACACCCCATGTCATGCCAAAACCTGGAGGGTGGGTCTCCCactccctgcctcccttcccAGGGTGGGAGGCAGCCCAGTAGGGTGGGCAGCGTGGGGCAAGGAGGGCTGTCCCACAGTGAAGTACATAagagatgtatttttttacCGGGGTGGTGGAGGCTGGGATGCTTTTTATAAATAGTGTATATAAGAGTAGATCTTTTTTAACATGTTGTGTCGCTCTGGGTAGCTCTGTataatgtacatatatatatatatatatgggacAAGGAGAGACAGTGAGGGGCATCACTGTGGACCCTCACCATTGCCTTGGGGCTGCCAGCTACAGCGCGACCCTGTCATCTGCCCCCAGCCCGGCTGCTCCATGCTGGGGGGGTGATGCTATTAAATTATCCATAGGGAATGCCCGTGCTGGCAGGAGGCCAGCCCGAGCAGCTCCGGCAGCAAGAATAAAGATGTGAATGTGCCCAGGTCTCAGGTGTCACTGGGGTGGGCAAGGGGCTGGCACCCATGACACCATGGACATACAGATACGCACAGGTGCATGGATGTACATGGGGACAGCATGGACATAGAAGCATCTACATGCATGCCCAGGCGTATGGCAGGACAGCCCAGACATACAGACTGCCCCAGGGGCAGCGCCAAGCCCCTCAGCCTCTCCCATGACCCTGTGTGGATTGGGGGtgaccccccccatctccctcaGTCGGGCCCTCTCCCCCCTGCCCACAGGCACAGGGCTCTGCTCCAGGCCTGGGCACAGCTCCACCTCATTAGCAAAGCCTTATTAGCACCGCAGCCTGCTCCCACGGGAacagccctgctccccccaCGCCAGGCCCATGGGTCCTGCTCCATGAACCCCGCTGCTGGGCTGCATGCGATGGTGCTGCACCTCTCCCCCTGGCACAGTGGCTTCTCAGCTACAGCATCCCTCACTGCCCCTACCTCACCTGCTAGGTGAGGAGGGGCTGGGGTCTCAGGATTTGCCATGGAGCTGGTATGGAGTGAGGTAGGCTTCCTGGTCACGGGCCAGCGCTGCGGGGTGCTGGCACACCTGGGCACCCTCCTTGGGCTGTgtggggtgtccagttcacaaGGGAGCATCCTGGGAGCTGGGTACCCCCTGCCCTGGGCGATAGCTGCCTCAGGGGTGCTCCGTCCTGCCCAGACCCATCTTTGCTCCATCCTTTGCTGTGGACATCTCCAGCCCTGGCACCCACCGAGGGGCTCCCTCCCCTGGCAGCCTGGCACAAGGGTCCCCAAGGGCTGAGCCCCGTGGCCAACGAGGGGATGAAAACATCCCAAGATGTGAGCCACCACCCTGCGACACCCTGTCCCCGCAGCAGGTGGCCCTGAGGCACAGCATTACCCCGCACCGCTGGCCACAGGGCTGCACCCAAAGGACCCCGGTCCCGAAATGCAGCACCCACGCTCCATCCCCCTCCCCATGTCTGTACCAGGGCACATCGCGGCCGCGCTCCCACCATGGACCCTTCGCGCCCGCCCCGGTCACCCCGATGCCCCGGGCCCGCCCGTCCCCGTCACTCCGCGGCGATGCCCGGCGCTGCCGCTTGGGGGCCGATCCCTCCGGAAAGAGACGAGGCCccgcccccctcccctcccggcCCCGCCCCCCGACCCCGCCCGTCCTGGCCCCGCCCCGCGGCGGCGCGCAGGGCAGACCGGGGGCGCGCAGGCAGCCGCGGCCGCCGCCATGGGCTGCACCGTGAGCGCCGAGGACAAGGCGGCCGCCGAGCGGTCCCGCATGATCGACAAGAACCTGCGGGAGGACGGCGAGAAGGCGGCGCGGGaggtgaagctgctgctgctgggtgagaCCCTTGCGGATCCACCTAACGGGACACCGCCagccccgcccggcccggcccggcccggcccggtcCTTCCGGACCCGGCAGCCCCGCCGCTCCCGCCTCGCTTGCCCAGAGCCTGGGCACCAGCCCTTGGGGCTGCGGCCCCGCCCCGGGGTTTCACCAGTGATGTGGTGCTGGACCCAACCCAGCCCTCGGTGTCCCCCCCCCACAGTGGGGTGTCGGCCCATCGATCTCTCGGGCAGTAGGGTACCCGctcaccctccccccccccggcttCCGGGTTTCCCCCAGAAGTGGGGTGCTGGCCCCACAACAGGCTTTGGGGCTCCCCACAGGAATGGGGTGTGGAGCCCATCTCAGGCGCAGGGGTACCACCAGGGGTGGGGTGCTGGCCCCACTGCAGGCCTTAGGGGTCCCCCCTGCAGAGGGGTGCCAGCCCCACCCCTGCCTGTGGGGTTCCCCTGAAGTTGGGTGCCAGCCCCACCCCACTGTGATTCCATCCCCCCACCCCACTGGCATCCAGCCCGACACATCCCTTTGGGCACAGATGGGGACATCTCCACCCTCCCGCTGGCTGGGACCCCCTGTCCTGCCTGCAGGACCCCCGGCTGCCTGGCCATGCCAGGGGGGTCCTCCATGGATTTGCCTTGCTCCAGCCTCAGACTGGCTGGGGCAGAGGTAATGGGTCCAGCTGAGCCCCTCTATCCCACTGTCACCCTCCCCTCGCCATGGAGTGATGGGGAGCTTGGGCAGCATGCTTGGTCCCACACACTGCCCACAGTGGGCAGGAGCCCGTGCAGCCCACGGGCGCTCTGCCCCATGGACACCTGATTTTCATAGCGATAACGGGCCGCTTGCACTCTTCAAAGCGGCCCCACTATGCTGCTGTGGGCGTTCACAGACCTGCCCTGCGCCTGCAGGCAAGGCAGCCGCTTATTtactttaatattatttttcttaatgactcccagttggggtttttaattccttttccgAAATTCCCAGGGAGAGCCTCGCTCCAGGTGTGACGCGGGGCTCCCACAGCGCCCTGGGGCAGCGAGACCCGGGGTGAGCACAGAAATCCTGGCTACTGCCAGGGCAGCCCCGGCAGAAAATGTCTTTCAGCTCATCACTGCCATCGGCAGAGGAAGCTGCCGGCAGCAGGAAGTCAACTGAAATCCGGCAGCCCTTTATTTGCTCAACCCCTGCCTGCCTTGAGAAATACGTAATTAATGCCCTGAACTGCGCGTTTAACAGAGCACTcaggggttttggggtttatttcagCCTTGGTGTGAGTGGTGCCAGGGCAGGACCTGTCAGGGGGGGCTGTGCCATCGAGGGGGGTCTGGCTGCTTATACAAGCTCGCTGACCTGCTTGTTTCCGGGGAGGGGTGGGTGCCGATGCAGTGAAACCCCATGGGGTTCGCTTGGGGAAACACGTGGTCCCACTTTGCCATGAGCTGCTCCTGAGCCAGGCCTTGATGCTATCTTGGCAGCTCTTGAAATAACGGTGCCAAGGGATGTAGCTGGGCAGGGGGGTTGGCACCTCCTTCCCAAGGGGCTCCAGGGACCGGCCGGGTTGGGCATCATcatcccagtgctgccagcatTGGGGTGTCTGgctggctggtgctgagcatcTCTGAGAGGTCAGGGGCTCCCGGCTGGCGAGGATCACGGTATGAGCTGGCCAGCCCACAGCCCTTTCCCGTGTCCTGCTCTCTagagaagcagaggcaggaggaggacgGCGGGTGCACTTTCTGTTGAGGCCAGCATTTACAAGCGGTATTTCTGATCTCAGTTGGTTTCTAAAGCCAAAAATAGTGTGAAATGGctcttctaaattattttttttatgtttattttttcccctcgcAGGAGTTCAGGTGTAAGTAGTGCTGGATCCTTGGGTCACATCGGCCTGTTTCCGATCCCAGCTGCGGCTGGGAAATCCTCCTGAGACAGGAGAGAATGGCTGGAGGTGGGGCCAGTGTTGCTCAACATGGGGATGCCGTACCCGCTCTTCCCATCacctcattttttccccctagctGGAGGAAGCTTTGAGGAGAACCAGGGCTTCACATGAGCCCAGCAGGTGCCTTTTGGTGAGCACCACAGCTCTTAGGCACACTTGGCAAGGCAGAGCTTCGCAGCCCTccctcagggctgcagcactCCCACGTCCTCCagaaacagggaggaaaaattagggaggaaaaaatataagaagaaaaatagcttcACCCTTTGTGCCTAATTGGCCTGTGGCAGAAAGAGGAGATGGCTTTTCCAAGCACCGCGTGGGGTTTGCCGGCACTTGGAGCTGCTGGTACAGCCAGCAGGATGCGGCGTAGGGGAAGAGCTCTGGGCTTGATGGCAGCGGGGTGGCAGTGCAAGTGTAGAACCATGCTGGGCACCGGCACCATGCAGGGCTTGGGGCTGACCAGTACAGCCACCTTGGCTCAGTGCTGATGCCTTTCCTCCACCATGGTGGGCAAGCTGGAGAGGGATGATGTGTGCTGTTGGTGTGGTAGGGCGGGCAGGACCCCCAATGGCACATGGCACTGCAGGTGTGGGTGCAGCACCTCCTGTCCCCGCCTGCAGGTTTTCCTCTGCCGTTCGCCAGCTCTGAAATAGTTGCATGCAGATAGTTTGAAGCTTCAGTCTCTGATGGGGAGAACACCCAAACAAAGCAATCCCCCTTATCCCTGTGGCTGGAAACCAACAGCCTCCCAAGGTTTTGGTGCTGGGAGAGGCCAGGAGCCATCAGTGGCGCCTGGAGCATCCACCCTGTGCAGCAATGCTGCCAGTAGCTCCCGGTGCCGCTGTCGGCTTCTCCATGGCTCAAACCACTGGAGTTACTGGCTGTAAGTGGAAGTTGGGTTTTGCCCAGCCCAACTCCCGCCTGCTGGTGCTGGGATACTCTGGGGGGATGCAGGATCAGTGCAGGCAAGCAGTTGCCTCATTTAAAGCCCctaatactgtattttcctttggagGATTAGGAAAGTAAAAGGATTTCTTGGCTGCTCAGGGAGCATTAGAGGCTGTGAAGGTGCCTAGGACAGGGATGGTGCTTGTGGGTTGATCATGTTGATCCGCAATGGTTTTTAGTGCTGGAGGTGCAAACCCTGGGGTGAGGATGCTCCCCTCGTACCTGCCTGGACTAACTCGCACAGGAGCGAGTCTCGCCTGTACGAGATCCTGCCTGGGTGAGCTGTAGCCGGGGCAAGGGTGGCTGGGGCAGGGCTCGGCAGCTTaatgtatttggttttttttttgaggcttGCATAAAAATAGAGGAAGGGAGGGACCAGCTGCAACTTTCAGCGGCTGCGGTGCCCGGCTCTGCCCTGGGCTTGTGTGCGAGCGCCCATTCTGCTGCACTTTGTCCTGccttggggttttggttttgtgcttctGCTCCAGCCCAGGGTGTGGGAAGGGGATCAGCTCCTCCCTTCAGTGGGGACACTGAAGGGTTCCAGGGGTGTTTCTGGCCACGGAGCAGGAGGTGTCATGTAGCAGGGAAGAGCTTGGTGCTCGCAtgggttgggatgggatggaaggAGCACAGCACCCCGGCCCTGAGGCAGAACATCTTGGTGTCCCTGCTGGTGATATCCCaggtgcaggcagctgccctcCACTCTGGGATGAATGCTTAGGCTTCGCACAGAAGAGGCAgcagatatatatatttaatatagaaTTGTATGTGTATGCAttagaaaaatgtttcattcttttatatatattgcttttttgtgtatatatattgcTCTTTTTTATGGAGTAATATATAAATTgatttttgtatatatatatttaaaagcataCGTACATATTGCTTTACCTACATAGAGAGCTTTACAGAGGGTTTCCAATGGGCTTCGCCCACCCAGGGCTGTGGGTGCCAGGATAATTGAGTGCCTCAGTGCCATTGCTGTAGCCGGGGCTGGCCTGGCCTCTCTGCAGCTACCGGGTTTCCTGCTCGGGGATGGAGCATGGGTTTCCGGGCTGGAGGCTGGCTGAATCACCAGAGCCGGGGAGCTGAGTAATCCTGGCGGAAAACCCAGGCGGGGGGAGTAGGGTGCCGGTGAGCCCCAGCCCATCAGGGTGGGATGAGGGGGTGATGGCACTCGGGCACAGTCATAGTACTGCTGGGGGCAACTCTCCAGTGTTTGGCAGGAGAATGTGGGGACCGTGGTGTCTCTGTGCTGGAGCAACCGGGGGTGACCTGGTGGGTGATAGTCTTCAGGAACCCCCTTTTCTAGGGACGAGAAAATTGATGCTGGTAACCTGAAATGTGTGCGGGAGGAGGGGACAGCTCAATGCTGAGCCCTTTGGGGGGCCCTTCCCCGCCACCCCAGTGCTGGCCCAGCCAGTGTGGGGAGCGAGGGCTCGGAAGTGGCTGGTGCCAGCTGaagaggggagagagggagagaccTCTGCGGCTACGGCAGGGACAGAAACAGAGCAGCAAAGTTCTAGGATTCCTGGAAAAAGCCCAGCACAAGGATAGTTTTGTCCAGCTCGTGAACACCAGCGGCCCTTGTCAGCACCTGGGGTGCATTTGCTGTGCTCCCCATGGGAAATCATCCCCAgcccacctcctcctcccccatGTACTCCAAATGTCCTTCCCGCTGCCCAATTATTtctacttcttttctttttgtggggttttttctgtgtCTCCATCTGCTGTCTTGGACAGGGGGGTTCAGAGCTCCCTGGTGCCCCTTAACTTCTGGGGGTCCTGTCTGGGGACGTGGCATCCCACCATGCGCAAATGCGCAGGCTCCTCCTGGGAAGTGGCCAGCCCTGTGCCGGAACGGGATGGCCCCTGGGAAAAACGCCCTGTGTCGCTGTGgggttttaaaaaaaacacGATTGTTTTTACAGCAATTTTCCATCTATTTTGGGTAGGAAGGAAAATGTCAAGGGGAATCTCTTCTCATTATTACTGTTTGAGTCTTTAGGGTGACTGCTTTTAACGCGCCTTTGTAAGTCTTGTTTGATGGCAGAGACCCCACAGGTGCCTAGAGAGCCACCCCATGAGGGTGTCTGTCCTGCTTAGAAGAGGTTCGGTGGGTTTGTCCAGGAGTTAAAACCATCCATAAATCCATGCTCAAGTAAtagctgctgcttgctgggcTGGGAAAACTTCCCAGCGCATTCGCTGAGgatggggctgtgggtgctggggatggctCCGGACCCGGTGGTGGATCGAATTCCACCTTCTCCCCTGTAATAAGGAAAATTTTCCAGCTGTACATTGCTTCCATCCACGCCTGGATATTTGAAGGCATAAAACAGGATGGTGCCGTGCAGCAAGATGGAAAATTCCCTCTCGGTGATGTGGGGTGAGGTGGACCCCAAAACCTGTGACCAGCTGCTTAAATATATGGTGTTAAATACATGCTGACCAGAAGTATATTGCATATATCACGTTAAGTCTGTGCTGGCCGGAAAGCGTCTTAAATCGTGGGATGCAAAATATATGTTGGCTAAATGAATGTTTTGCCAGTGGATTAATGGGGCGTTTTGGAGCCAGGCAGCttcttcttttaaattgttgaagattatttttaacagaaaaagggggaaatcaGCCCAAGAGAGAGCTCTCCTATTTTTGATGGGCGCAGCTCTGGGAATGAGGCAGGAAGGGTGCGCAGGGCTGGAGGAAGCCCGGATGAGGGTCAGCCCATGGTGGGGGCTCTCCATCCTACCCAATGCCTGACCAGCGTGGGGGGGCTGAAGGATGATGTGAAACCCCTGTGAACTGCCTGTCTCCTGCCTGGATTGGGCAGGAGGGTGGAAGTGGCAGCTGGCGCCCTGCCCAGGGATTGTTTTGGGGCTGAATGGACGGCAGCCGGGGTTTTCCGGGGATTGGAAAcccttcccctctgctgtgcttaaTGGGGGGGCTGGGAAGGGTCCCCCCTGCACTGTGCTGGGTGGGATTTGCAGGTGCTGGGGCACCCGTTGGGCCTGGTAGTGCTGACGGTGGCAATCCCCTGGCCCCTTCATTAGGCAAAGATGATGATTTGAAAGGGAAATTGGAGGGGGAAGATACCAACTGCTGCCTCCCTGGCTTCTACTGGGCTCTggcagggcagctgcagggTGTTAAAAAATCAGGTCTGAATTTCTGCTCACCACAAGCATGTGGGGCGTACTCCTGGCAGTGAGCAGAGGTGCTGGCCTGAActtgggagggggggggggcaatggCACAGCTGCCTTCTAGCCAGGAGCTGTAGGGGAAGTTTGAGAGGCAAATGGCTGGTGTCAGTGACTCCTGCCCTCCTGGTGACTGTCACCGTGCTGGGAGCAGACAGGAGGTCCCAGAGGGGTTTTTCCCTCCTGGGCAGGGAGCAAACATTAGGCAGGGCAGGAGACTGGGGGACAACTGGCACCTCACCCCAGGGATGCTTATAAGCAAGGTTCCCCCTTGCtacatgcctcagtttccctgtctGGGCACCGAGCCCGGCAGTACAGGGTTGGTGTTGTCAGAAACCAGAGgtatttaatggaaaaaatgaagGGATAGGCAGAATGCttcccctgctgctcccagctccaggcagcagttGCTACCACTGACCACGGACACTGTCCTGGCTGCGCCGGGTGCCGTGTCAGCAAGCTGAGGGTGCTGGTGCAGGCCAGGGAGCAGCCCTGGCCATGCTGAACACTCACCCTGGGCTGAGCAGAGCCTGTGCCTCGGCAGATGTAGCATGGAAACCATGGAGCAGGTGGTCCTGGCAATAAATGTAGGGTCTTTGTAGCCCCCGTAtggccccagccccaggggGCTCCATGCCCTGAGTGGTGTCCATGGGCGTATGTGCCCATCACCAGGGCTGCATTTACACTGGTGGCACAGGCAGAAGGCGTTTGCTCCCTGCCACCATGTCTCAGCTGGCATGATAGGCTGTTTGTCCTGGTTAATTTTAGCATAATctcctttatatatatatatatatatatatatatatctttttttctaaactCCTCTGGAATCTCTCTCCCCTCTCTATGGCTGTGCCAGTGCGGCTCTGCCTGGGGCCTCCAGTAAGGGCAGCTCCATGGCTGAGGGCAGCCCCGGGATCTACCAAGCAGGATGGGAGAGGACTTGGAGATTGACTTGGTGTGGGGGGATCCCCTGGGATTTgcagccaggggcagggacGACGCTGGTCCTGGCCAAAGGGGTCTTGTCCTGCTGGGGGTCTCAGGGTGAAGTGAGCCTGGTGCTCGTCCATCTTGGTGTCACTCCCTGCCTGGAGAGAAGACGAAGGACCTGCGCTGTCTCTTTCAGCTTCCCCTTTGAGCTTCCCCTTTCTTGCAGCCAGGGTGACTTTGCTCTTTCCTGCTCCCACCCTGGGGAGGGAGGGCTGGGTTGGGACCTGCACACCGCCTGTGTGGGGATGACGTCCCCAGGGGGGACAGGATGATGGAGTGGGAGCCTGAGGCACCCTGGCTGTCCCCTCTGAGCCCTGGCCTCCCGTGTTTGGATGCTGAGAAATAAATCCACCCTGGAAGCCATCggctttccctgctggc is a window of Lathamus discolor isolate bLatDis1 chromosome 7, bLatDis1.hap1, whole genome shotgun sequence DNA encoding:
- the SLC38A3 gene encoding sodium-coupled neutral amino acid transporter 3, whose product is MDATDMPLQAEMVELVPNGKHTAALTTSTMASLAGDRFEENQTGTAEMEEFLPHGAEKKQTHFTDFEGKTSFGMSVFNLSNAIMGSGILGLAYAMANTGIILFLFLLTAVALLSSYSIHLLLKSSGIVGIRAYEQLGYRAFGTPGKLAAAIAITLQNIGAMSSYLYIVKSEVPLVIQTFLNLEEKTTDWYMNGNYLVILVSLTIILPLALMKQLGYLGYASGFSLSCMVFFLISVIYKKFQIPCPLPEQEGNLTGSLNSTSVSTSDYQNSYTVLQAPEQGTCTPSFFTLNSQTAYTIPIMAFAFVCHPEVLPIYTELKNPSKKKMQCISNISITVMYLMYFLAALFGYLTFYDRVESELLHTYNKVDPFDVLVLCVRVAVLTAVTLTVPIVLFPVRRAIQQMLFQGKDFSWIRHVTIAVVLLTFINLLVIFAPSILGIFGMIGATSAPCLIFIFPAIFYIRIMPKDKEPLRSTPKILAACFALLGVLFMIMSLSFIIIDWATGGGKSGGSH